The following is a genomic window from Citrifermentans bemidjiense Bem.
CCCACCTGCCGGCAGCATGCCAGCGGCTCCGTTCAATGGCCGTCTGCTCACCGGTTTTATAGGTATCGTGATTTCCGCCATGATGGCGGGTCTCAGCAACCGCGTCGGTGCACTGGCCTTGGTCGATATTCGCGGTGTACTCGGCCTAGGGGTAGACGAGGCGAGTTGGCTTAATACCGTTTACATAGCTGCGGAATTGATCGCCATGCCTTTCTCTATCTGGTTGTCAACGATCATGTCCCTGCGGCGCTTCCACATGCTGGTAACCGGCTTATTCGTTCTGCTTTCTTTTGTTATTCCCTGGATACACGACTGGTCAGCCTTGTTGATGTTGCGCAGTCTTCAAGGGTTGGCGGGCGGCATGCTGATACCAATTCTGATGGTGGCAGCACTACGTTTTTTCCCTTTGCCGGTTCGCCTGTATGGCATGTCGCTATATGCCCTGACGGCTACTTTCTCGCCCAATCTCGGATTCTGGCTGGCCGGCACCTGGGTCGATATCTTGTTTGATTGGCGGCTGATTTATTGGCAAAACCTGCCTCTGGGACTGCTGGCGATCGTGATGGTGTATTGGGGAATTCCTCAGGATCCGACCAGACCGGAACGCTTTAAACAGACCGATTGGTTCGGCATGGTCTGTGGCGTGATTGGGTTAGGAATGATCGCTATCGGGCTAGACCAGGGCGAGCGAATGGATTGGTGGCGCTCGTACTTGATCTGCTGGCTGATTGGCGGTGGTATATCAATGACAGTGGTTTTCCTTATCTGTCAGTGGTATTACCCGATCCCATTCATAAAGCCGCAGTTGCTTGTACAAAGACGAAATCTAGGAATGGGCTTCTCAATTTTCGTTTTCCTGCTGATGGTCATGTTGTCCAGTTCAAAACTGCCGGCGATGCATCTTGAAGCCCTATGGGGCTACCGCAGTCTGCAAAACAGCCCAATCGGGCTGCTCATTGCAGTGCCTCAACCGATTCTATCGCTGGGGGTAGCCTTATTGCTGTACCGAAAATGGGTAGAT
Proteins encoded in this region:
- a CDS encoding MFS transporter: MSANQATPAPPPAGSMPAAPFNGRLLTGFIGIVISAMMAGLSNRVGALALVDIRGVLGLGVDEASWLNTVYIAAELIAMPFSIWLSTIMSLRRFHMLVTGLFVLLSFVIPWIHDWSALLMLRSLQGLAGGMLIPILMVAALRFFPLPVRLYGMSLYALTATFSPNLGFWLAGTWVDILFDWRLIYWQNLPLGLLAIVMVYWGIPQDPTRPERFKQTDWFGMVCGVIGLGMIAIGLDQGERMDWWRSYLICWLIGGGISMTVVFLICQWYYPIPFIKPQLLVQRRNLGMGFSIFVFLLMVMLSSSKLPAMHLEALWGYRSLQNSPIGLLIAVPQPILSLGVALLLYRKWVDARIVMASGIALIAAACLICTHITSSWIIEQLVLAQVLQAVGQAMAVVCLLFLTTSVVQPMEGPYVAGTINTLRAFGVIFGGAVIGHFFRLRQHFHSEMLVDRIGLISASIPLSQDNLAALTDSARQQAFVLANADSYRMLAALAVLLIPFVLRMDYIAAPARQTSAPITKKG